From Oscillatoria salina IIICB1, the proteins below share one genomic window:
- a CDS encoding endonuclease/exonuclease/phosphatase family protein, with product MELNSVVELKPKRFNQEQQLWVDEQGNFGNIQVNQLRLVTFNVWYDDYYHQERAKVLLKIVKNCAADVIGLQEVTPSFLQLVLQKKWVRENYYISDSTGKTVTPYGIILLSKIPIHQLALYELPSSMYRKLVVASLSINEERFQIGVVHLESKKYFASRRERQLAKIFPLMENADYAVLMGDFNFCSSWTEENAKIDRSYQDLWSVLRSDEAGYTEDTDINIMRLEQKGKAKQVRFDRILLRSSYPGWQANTIKLLGREPISPELPNVFPSDHFGLLGNLTYQA from the coding sequence ATGGAGTTAAATTCAGTAGTCGAACTGAAACCGAAAAGATTTAATCAAGAACAGCAGTTATGGGTTGATGAGCAAGGGAATTTTGGTAATATCCAAGTGAATCAACTTAGGTTGGTAACTTTCAATGTCTGGTATGACGATTACTATCACCAAGAACGTGCTAAAGTCTTATTGAAGATCGTCAAAAATTGTGCGGCTGATGTCATTGGTTTACAAGAAGTAACCCCAAGCTTTTTGCAGCTAGTTTTGCAAAAAAAATGGGTAAGAGAAAATTACTACATTTCCGACTCTACGGGAAAAACTGTGACACCCTATGGGATTATTCTCCTCTCAAAAATTCCCATTCATCAGCTAGCTTTGTACGAACTACCGAGTTCGATGTACCGAAAATTGGTAGTAGCAAGTTTATCTATCAATGAAGAAAGATTCCAAATTGGTGTAGTTCATTTGGAAAGCAAAAAATATTTCGCTTCTCGACGAGAAAGACAACTTGCAAAAATATTTCCCCTGATGGAAAATGCAGATTATGCTGTTTTAATGGGAGATTTCAATTTTTGTTCTTCTTGGACTGAGGAAAATGCTAAAATTGACCGTAGCTATCAGGATCTTTGGTCAGTTTTGCGAAGTGATGAAGCAGGTTACACCGAAGATACTGATATTAATATTATGCGGTTAGAGCAGAAAGGAAAAGCCAAGCAAGTACGCTTCGATCGCATCTTACTTCGTTCATCATATCCTGGTTGGCAAGCAAACACAATTAAACTGCTCGGTAGAGAACCAATTTCACCAGAATTACCCAATGTTTTTCCTTCAGATCATTTTGGTTTATTGGGAAATCTTACCTACCAAGCTTAG